The nucleotide window TGCCATCCAATAATGTATTCCCAATCATTATGCTATTTATCATATGGCTAACCATCGGCTTACACTACAACATGAGTCCCTTATACCGCAAATCACTATTCCGATATTTTACCGCCCACAAATTTTTTATTAATGATATTTTTAAGCGGCTCATACGCTCTCCCTTTCCCTCCGTCATTATTCTCATCCAAAATGCACTACTAATAGCATTATCGGCCTATTCACTTTTCATTAACCTATTTGGGCCAGTTGGACAACACGCCTTTTTCTATCATTTTTCTACCCTTTCAACTTTCGGGGATGGCCCCCTTTCCATTTTTCTGTGGACCTTAGCAATCATACTTTTGTTTTCTTTGTTGGAAATCATTTGGCTTTTTGTCACACATAAACGCATAAATTCGCTCACACAAATAGCAACAATATTTAGCTGGCCCTTACAGATAAACCTCCTCTTTTGTACTATTGTAATCACCTTTTTCACAACCACAAGTACTTTTACCCCTATTCTTTTCACCTCTCTTGCTCTGATTCTTTTTATAGCCAGCTATATTTTTACAGCCATCGACCTAAGTCGTTTTTCACATTCGAAACTTTTCTATCACCTAAAAACGAGTATTCCCTACAGTCTTGCCATACTGGCTTTTTTGGGATGGGTAATCAACCAAGAACAGTGGAAAGAAGTTATAAAGCTGGCACTCAACCTTACATAATTTCTTTGCGAAGTCGAGCAACAGGAATATTCAGCTTTTTACGATATTTACTCACCGTCCGACGGGCCACCTTATAACCGCGATCTTTTAGCTTTTTTACAATAGCCTGATCGCTAAGCGGTTTCTGTTTATTTTCATTATCAACAATTTCTTGCACAGCATTTTTTACTTCTGTACTCGAAACCTCTTCGCCGTCTTCAGTTTCAATACCCTCGCTAAAAAAGTATTTCAGCTCAAAAACCCCAAAATGCGTTTGCACATATTTACCATTTACCACACGAGAAATAGTTGAAATATCGAGATTTACACGCTCGGCAATATCTTTTAAGATCATCGGCTTAAGCCCTTCACCGTGCTTAAAGAAATCTTTCTGCAGGGCCACAATCGTTTTCATCGTATTCATCAGCGTATTTTGCCGCTGACGAATGGAATCAATAAACCACTGGGCCGACTCTATTTTATTTTTGATAAAGTTCTTAGTTTCCTTCGTCTGCTTACTTTTCTTTTTCTTCTTTTTCAGATCATCCCACATCTCTTTATAACGTGGTGAAATTCGCAGCGGGGGCACATTTCCGTTATTCAACGTAATAACAAAATCTCCTTCTTCTTCTCCATCCACATCTCCCTTTTCTGCAGGTTGATAATAAACCTCAAAATCAGGTTCAATATAATTGGAGGTATCATCTACAGCCGTCCCTACCGCACCGGGTTTAGGGTCAAGACCAGTGATACAGTCAAAAGCCATTTTGAGCTCTTCGTCATTGACGTCCAGCTTTTTCTTAAGTTTCTTAAAATGCTTTTTCTCAAATAGGTCCCAATGGTCACGTAACATCTTGATAGCATCATCACGCCCTGCTTCGTCATCCATTAATTCCAGCTGAATCAACAGGCAATCCCGCAAATCGCGCGAAGCTATCCCCAGCGGATCTAACTGCTGAATTTCTTTTCGGACTTTTTCGACTTCCTCTTCATTGGTAAGGGTTCCATGATTAAAAGCAATATTATCGACCACGGCTTCAATTTCGCGACGAAAATATCCATCCTGATCCAGCGAACCCAACACTTGATCAGCTATAAGCTTTTGCTCCTCCGTAAAATCGAGCAAACTTACTTGCTGTTCAAGCTCTTCAAGCAACGACTCGTGATAAGGATTGGGCAAGTCGCGCCAACTGTCGTTTCCTCCGCCCCCGGAATAACTTGAACCACGACTATAATTTTCGCCATCATACTCTGTATTTTGCATAAACTCATCCCAGTCGATCTCTTCATTTTGATCCACGGGATCCAGCTCATCATCATTTTTCTGCTCTTCCCACTCCGATTCCACCTCATCAAAAGTATCCTCGGGCTGCCCCTCTTCAAGCACCGGGTTTTCCTCCAGCTCCTCCTTGATACGCTGCTCTAACGCTATCGTAGGCAGCTGCAACAGTTTAATATACTGTATCTGCTGGGGGGACAGTCGCTGCTGCTGCGACTGCTTTTGATTCATTTGCTGGCCGGTTTTAATCATAATGTGACGGCCTCATTTGATTTCATTCGCATTTCCTTACAAGTTTCCTGAAATTTTTCATACCACTGCTTTCCAAAACGACGAATCAGCGGTTCTTTTAAAAAGTCAGACAAATAGATCACTTCTTCTTTTCCTTTACTGCAAGCTGCTGCACACAACTTGGGAATATATTCAAAATTAGCATACGTAATATTTCCAACTTTATTAAGCCGAAGTGGGTATAAATGACAACTCATCGGTTTTTCCCATTCCAGCTTATCATCTAAGTATGCTTTCTGGATAGCACAGTACGCTACACCATCTTTACTGTATGATACAAATATACACTCCGCATTATCACGACAACTTAACTCCAGACCGTCTCGCGATTTCTGAACAATTCCCCACTTTTCAACTGTTTGTCGGGCTTCTGGATGCAAATCATCCTTCAAAAGTGCATAAGCTTCTTCCAGCTTAGGCACCTCCTTTTCTGTTACCGGTGCCCCCGCATCACCCACCACGCAGCATGCTCCCTTGCATTTAGGCAAATCGCAAGCAAACTGCGCCGTGGCAATATCATCAGACAATATGGTATCTTCTACTCTAAACATTTGAAAATAAAATAGCCTTTCTGACGGCTAATTTAAAAAGAGAAGAATAACAACAAACAGGGAATTATAGTACCTCAAAGTTTTTGCCAGCCGTCTGCCTGATACATCCTTCCATCTCAAGTTCCAACAGCTTCGGCATCAGTTCGTGTGTACTTACCTCTAACTGTTCAGCAAGATAATCAATATGTAATGGCTCTTTATCCAATTTTTCACAAATTTGAACACTTAATTCATCAAGCTCCATAGACTTCCATTTTGGTGATCTTTGAGGCCTATCATTTTCCGACTTTTCTTTCTTGAGGTCAATATGAATTGCTACCTCAGCCAAAATATCCTCCACATTCTGCACAAGCTTACCCATCCCGCGCTTTATTAAACTATTACAACCCGGTGCATTGACATGACCTACAGGGTGGGGAACTACAAACACCTCTCGATTTTGATCCAGTGCCGACTTCGCCGTAATCATACTCCCGCCTTCCAAGCCAGATGCCACCACTAACGTTCCTAAACTCAATCCACTTACAATACGATTACGGACGGGAAAATTGCCCATTTCCGGTGCCGTGCCCAGGGGAAATTCTGAAATTACCGCCCCTCCTGTTTCGACAATACGAGATGCCAACCCCTTATGATCACTGGGGTAAATCCAATCAATGCCCGAGCCCAATACAGCTACTGTTTTTCCGCCGGCCTCTACCGTAGCCTGATGAGCAACACCATCAACGCCATATGCCAATCCACTAATAATCGTTAAATTATGCTCCACTAATTCCTCGGCAAATTTACGTGCCATTTTGCGGCCGTAATCCCCCACTCTCCGTGTACCTACAATCGAGATACTATCAGTATCAAGCGCTGCTCTCTCACCTTTAATCCACAGCATTAGAGGCGGGTCGTAAATTTCGCGCAATAGGTCGGGATAGTCAGCATCCCAATACGTCATTATCTCAGCACCGGTCTGCTTAGTTTTTTCGAGGATACGATCAACCTCCTCCCATTCATTAAAGGCAAGCACCTCATCGGCCGTCTTAGGACCAATTCCATGGATCGATTCCAACTCGTACCGCTCCAGACGAAAAATGAGCTGGGGATGCTCAACAGACTGCAACAGCAATCGGATACGCTGAGCCCCCAAATTATCCATTAAATGTAAGGCAACAAATTCTCTTATCGGCGGTTTAGGCGTCTTCTCTTGAGGATTCAACTTCTTGTATTTTCTTCCAGATGACTTCTTTCAGTTCATCTATATGGTAGTTGGTTGCCGACGAAATTTCAACTACCGGAATATTTAAATCTACTTTTTTCTCTTCATCCAGTTCATAATTCTCCTGAAGATCCATTTTGGTGATAGCCAAAATACGTGGCTTGTCTAATAAATCAGCCCGATATTTCTTTAATTCTTCGAGCAAAGCATTGTATTCGTACTCAATATCCTGTTGCGAACTCACCAGAAACAACAGCACATTATTGCGCTCTATATGCCGCAAAAACTGAATTCCCAACCCACGTCCATCATGTGCCTCTTCAATGATGCCGGGAATATCAGCCATTACAAATGTGCGATAGTCGGGCATGGTTACCACACCCAAATTGGGAGAAAGCGTTGTAAAAGGATAGGAATCAATTTTTGGCTTGGCTCCTGAAATCGCTGACAAGAGCGTACTTTTTCCAGCATTGGGAAATCCCACAAGCCCCACATCAGCAATCAGTTTGAGTTCTATCTCGATTGCTCGTTCGGTACCTTCTTCGCCAGGCTGTGCGTGTCGTGGCGTTTGATTCGTTGAACTACGAAAATGCCAGTTTCCGAGTCCTCCCTTACCCCCTTGGGCGACCACAATTTCTTGCTCGTGTTCGGTAATTTCGCCCAGTCGCTCTTTGGTATCAGCATCATACACCACACAGCCTAATGGAGCTTCTAAAATTTCATCTTGCCCGTCTTTGCCCTTCTTTTTGCTGGATCCACCACGTTCTCCATCTTTAGCATTTACATATTTGCGATAGCGAAGATCCAACAACGTATTTAACTGCTCATTCCCCTTGAGGATCACATCACCGCCATCGCCGCCGTCCCCCCCATCGGGACCACCGCGAGGCACATACTTTTCACGTCGAAAGTGTACCGAACCCGGTCCGCCGTCACCGCCGGTAACATAAATTTTTGCGTAATCAGCGAATTGAACTCGTCCCATACTTATAGATTTTCTAAAATGAAATTGCTCATCATTTTATAGAGGTGCTTCCGCGTATTGCCTCCATAAATTGCATGACTTCTATTTGGATAATACATCGACTCAAATTGAACATCTTCTTCCACCAATTTATTGACTAATGCCACCGAATTCTGAAAGTGCACATTATCATCACCCGTGCCATGAATCAATAAGTAATTACCATCAATTTGGTCGGCATAGGTAATTGGTGACCCTTTCCGATATCCTGCGGGATTCATCTGTGGCGTCTGCATAAATCGCTCAGTATAAATGGTATCATAAAACTGCCAGTGTGTAACCGGAGCCACCGCGATAGCGGTATTAAAGATATCACCACCTTGGGCCAACACCAAGCTCGACATATAACCACCATAACTCCATCCCCAAATACCCAGACGTTCCTCATCAATAAAATCATAATGTTCTGTTAAATACTCTGCCGCATCTATCTGATCCTCGGTTTCGTACTGCCCCAGCTTTTTATAAGTCTGCTTCTCAAAATCGCGTCCCCGTGCACCAGTTCCGCGATTATCTACACTTACCACCACATAACCCTGCTCAGCAATGTACTGGTGCCACATCGCCCGCTGTCCGGATCCAAATTGTTTCGTTACCGTCTGGCTGCCCGGACCACCATACACATAAAACAGCGTGGGGTACTCTTTTTCTGGATCAAAATCATGTGGCTTCATGATATACCCGTTAAGCGTAGTTTGTTCTAACGGAATTTCGATATATTCCTTCTCGGGCAAATGATATTGCTGCAACTTGTTCGCCAGCACTTCGTTTTCCTCGAGCATACGAACCGTCTCTCCATCCGATTTATGAAGCGTATATTTGGGGGGAGTAGTTGGCATTGAAAACGTTTGAATATAGTACTGAAAGTCGCGACTCATGTTGATTTCATTCCACCCCTCTCCATTGCTGAGCTTTTGTTTACCCGATCCATCAAGATTAATCGAATACAAATGCCGCTCCAGTGGAGATTCTTCAGTACTTACATAATATAAGGTTTGAGACTGCTCATCATACCCCAAAAAGTTCGTCACTTCCCAGTCGCCCTGTGTAACTTGACGAACCATATCACCCGACATATCATATAAGTAGATATGATTATAACCCGACTCTTCGCTGGCGTAGAAAAACTGTTCGCCATTCGCCAAAAATTTCAAATCATCATTTACATCCACCCACGCCTCTGATGTTTCTGTTTTGATAATTTCTGTATCACCGGTATTAACATCAGCCAACATCAAATCCTGTCGATTCTGTAAACGATTCATCCGCCGGATAGCTAATACATCAGAATCTTTAGTCCAGTTAATACGCGGGATATACTGATCGTTTTCAGATCCTACATCCATCCACGTAGTTTTTCCAGAGTTCAGATCATATACTCCAATCTTTACAACTGAATTTTCTTCGCCTGCTTTGGGATATTTAAAACGTGTCAAGCCGGGATAGAGGTTTCCCCATTCCGTCATAAAAAATTCTTTCACATCAGATTCATCAAAACGATAAAAAGCAATTTTTTGTCCATCGGGAGACCAATACCAAGCCTTGGCAAAACCGAACTCCTCTTCATATACCCAGTCCGTGGCCCCGTTGATAATATGATTGAACTTGCCATCTTCGGTAATCGCTTGCTCCTCACCGGTCGTTAAATCTACTAAATACAAGTTGTTATCCTGCACAAAAGCAGCTTTGTTACCTGATGGAGAGAGCTTTGCGTATTGCTGTTTTTGATTTGATTGCGTCAACTTCTGGATTTCTCCCGATTCCAGGTCATACACAAAATAGTTTTCTCGGGTACTGCGTCTCCAAATTTGCTCGACATCAGTTTTAATCAACACTTTTCTTTCATCTGCCGAAAACTGATACCCCTGAATAGCAATGGGCTTTTGCCGGCCTTCAACCCTCAGATCAGAACTTGCTACTAACACCTCATAATCTCCATTCAGGATGTTATACTTGCGAAGCTCAATATCATTTGGAGTTTGTTCTAACGCCGTGTAAAATCGTCCATCCTGCATCCAGTTGACACTGCGAATGCCCTCGGGCGAAAACGTGCCATTCACCACATGGCTAAACTGCAGCGACTCTTTCTCTTGGGCAATAGCCGGCTGAAGTATCCATCCGAAAATAAAAACAACAATCAGTAATTTCTTCATAGCAAGGGTCTTTAATAAAACGAATGGCGCTCCAAAATATCGGAGTGCCATTCTAAAAGTTCGAATAAAAGCTTTTATGTAGCTTAACGCTGATTTACTCTTCGTACTTGTGAAGTAAAATTTTAATCAGATTGGAAAGCTTTTCTTTGAGTTGTGGACGAGGGGTTATAAAATCCAAAAATCCATGCTCAAGTAGATACTCTGATCGCTGGAATCCTTCTGGTAAATCACGGCCAATGGTCTGACGTATTACCCGCGGTCCGGCAAAGCCGATAAGCGCTTCTGGTTCGGCAATATTGAAATCGCCCAGCATCGCAAAACTTGCCGTAACACCACCCGTAGTCGGATTCGTCATAAGTGAGATGTAAGGCACGCCAGATTCTTCCAGTTGTGCCAATTTAGCCGATGTTTTAGCCATCTGCATGAGGCTTAAAACACTTTCCATCATTCGTGCACCACCCGACTGCGAAATAATAATCAGTGGCTTTTCATTTTCACGAGCATGATCGATAGCCATACCAATACGTTCTCCTACGACCGATCCCATACTTCCGCCGATAAAACTGAAATCCATGCAGGTGATAACAACATCGAGATCGTTCATCTTTCCAATCCCAACACGCACAGCATCCGTTTTACCGGTTTTCTCCTGATATTCATCAAGGCGATCGCTGTATTTTTTACGATCTTCAAAATCAAGCGGGTCGGTGGGTTGAATATCCTGACCAATTTCCTCAAACTCTCCGTCATCAAACAGAAATGAGAAATACTCGTCGCTGCCAACACGGAAATGATATCCGCTCAGCGGATCCACCCAGAAGTTATCTTCGAGCTCGCGGCGGTGGACCGTCTCACCGGTTTTGGGGACTTTTACCCAAACACCTTCCGGCATCTCTTTACGCTGATCGGTTTGTATGTTCTTATCCTTACGTTTAAACCAAGCCATGTATGTCCTAATTTCATTTTAAATGATTCACAAAAATAATGATTCTGGATCGAAGCTAAAATCTTTTATTTGTGTAGCTTTTTTGCCTGCAACTTATGCGTTCCGCAGCAAAGCTACGGAACGAGATGTATAAGCTTCCCAATATCACAAACTCAGGTTCTGACCAAAGAAAATAGCATTCAAAAACAGTCGGCTGGTTGTGTGCCAGTAGCTGCGGAAGTTGGGATCATCCGCAAATAAAATCACATTACCATTCCCTTCACTTCGAGCCACAACAGCCGAGGTGCCTCGTACCTTGTCTAAATTCTTATCGTTAATGTGTCCGCCCACAAACGGTTCGTTTGTGTACTGAGCAACGGTAGCATAGGGGTTCTCACTCTGGTCCAAAAACAAACTGCTATTTTTAATAAATAACTGCCGTCGATCTGGAGTCCCAAAAGCAATAGGGTTAGACGGATCGATGTCCGCTTCTAAAATGGTACCCGGAATCGTATCTGCTCTCCAGCGATCGGCCTGCTCTTCGTAATTATACCGTTTTTTTGATTCAGCCGTATCTTCAAACGTTTTGATCAAATCTTCGCTAACAAGCTCCTTCTCAATTGCCCACCGAGAAGCATCCTCATTCGTAATGAGCACCCCGCCAGAACGCACCCATCGTCTTACCTTTTTGACTGTCGACTTCTTCCACTTGCTGTAATTTCCATCAACCAATATAATCGTATTATATCGTTGAAGATCAGTACTTGGGAATTGTCGACTACGGATTTTTGTGACATCCATCCCCACATGCATGTTGAGCAAAAACCACGCTTCCCCAACCTCATAACTGCTGGTGCCTTCGCCTACGACCATTGCAACTTCAGGTTTGTCAATGGGACGAACATTGGTACTGCCCAGGTCAATTCCTGAAGGGGTCATACCGGTATCTACGGAATAAAATGTGACGTTGTGCGCCTTGGCTACCGATCGCAATTTCTGGTAGAGTTCAGAAGGTTTCATGCCCTGCTCCTGAACTGAAATCACAATAGTGCCATAGCCAAATTCTTCTCCATGATTTGCAGCAACATTAGCTGTAAAAGGCTTATGCGCTACGCGAACTGTAAAATCTGAATCCAATAAATCATACAAGGCTGGCGATGCGTTATAGTCCGACCATTTCAGTAGGTAAGCATACTCCGAGGCGCCTCCTTTTACCGTTCCGCTGCGTTCGGGAAGCTCAGTAACCTGTGCTCCCTGAGCGTTACTGTAGTTTGATTCCAATTCTTCATACTCGATGCCGTATCCATGTGCCAGCGACCACCCTGTTATGTCATAAAATACGCTGTCGGGAAATGAGGTATTGGCTTCAAAAATATCATGAATTACCCGGTAGTGGATCTGGTCCGTTGGAACCATATAACTACTTCCGGCTTCAAAGGTTTTCCCATTTTGTTCGATATCAGAATCTATCTCAAACACATCGAGGCGATGTGTTAACAATAAATCTAAAAACTTATGGGTCAGCGACAGGTTGTCGTCATCCCCAAAAATATACGCCTCGGTCGGCTGGTCCTGCCCCATTTCACGGGCCGACTGGTAAAAGTCTTTCTGATACTCAAAGAGTTTCTGCTTTTCATTCACCGCTGCACGAACGGTAGCAATACCAGTGTGTAGATGTTTGAGAATCGTCGACCGAAAGGTGACTTCTCCGGCATTGCTCTCCTGCACCAACCCGCGGGAACTGCCCACTTCAAAAGTGACGCCCACGCCCCCTTGAATATCAGGATATGTTGATCCATAAATAGGCGAAATATTATCGAAAATTTCTTTGGTCCAATAGAGTGATCCAAGATTATCGAGAGCTTCGGTTTGATACTCTGCAAGCAACGGATTCATCACCTCATAATGATATTCAGGAATAATCGGGTTCCAGGTTCGAACCGGCTGAGTTGGTTCCAAATAATAGGTGCTGTTGGTACCCATTTCGTGAAAATCGATCTGTACGTTGGGATACCACCGGTGATAAAAATCGACCCGATTTTCGCTCTCTTGCTGCGTTACCGCAAACCAGTCTCGATTCAAATCATGCAAAAAGTGATTTGTTCGTCCCCGCGGCCACGCTTGATTATGTTCGGCATCAACCGGATCTGCAACCGCCGGAAACGATTTATAACTATTATGCCAGTGTGCAGCACGATCACGCCCATCGGGATTTTGAGCGGGATCAATATGAATAACAGACTCATCCAAAAATTCTTGGGTCTCATCGCTTTCATTGGCAATCAGGTAATAGGCTGTAAGCATCGCAGCCTCTCCGCTGGAAGTTTCATCTCCGTGCACACTATAATTCAATGCCACAATGGATTTACCTTCTGAAGGATCCAATACCGGCTCCTCGGGATCGAGCAACGTCAAGTGCTGTTGACGAATATCTTCAATGTTCGAATGGTTTTCTGGAGAACTTATAGTCAGAACTACCTGTGGACGTTTTTCATAGGTTTCCCCAATAACCTGAAAGCTGGCTTTATCTGAATGTTCAGCCAACTCTTTAAAATACGCTACGATACGATCGTGTCGGGTATAATGGGTGCCAATATCATAACCCAAAAACTGCTTCGGTGATGGAATCTCCTTATCCAGCTCCGTCTCATCCATTTCCGGGAAATAATAATCATTCTGTGCCAATACCCCGGTGGGTAGGCCAACACTCACCGCAACGATTAAAATTGCAACGGCCTTTCCTAAATTTTTCATACGTACATTCATTATGGTATTCCCCTATTTTTCTGATCCGCTTTGCTTGTATTTCCTATTGTAGATTATAAAACGTTTATCAAATTCTTATCTAAGGTCACTGATGTGCCAACCTATATCAAGTTGATTTACATTTTTTGAGACTCCATTTTCATTTACTCCTGACAAGGCTGAATGAGCCTGTCCAAACAATTGCCTTATGCGTTCCGCAGCAGAGCTACGGAACGAGATATTGGGCTTAGTACTCTATGGATGATCATTAGCTTTTAAAACCGTTCATTTCGTCCAAATACTGGATTTCCAGTCGGACGAATACAATGACCACATATTATTTGATGCGAGGCAACCGATTCATTTCGTAACAACTTTACGGTTTTAACACGGCCTAAGAATTTTGTGCAGAGGCCAAAAATACAGTTATGCATTTTATACCGACAAGTAATCTAAATAAATTTCCATTAGTACACGGATCATTAAAATACATGTATTTTGCAGGCCGAAGCCGAACTCAAAATTCTTCAACCTTGATCTTTTCATCACTTTTGTATCAAGCCAAAAGTGATACCACCATACTACCCCACTTGGTTTGAGGTATAATATTTAGGCTCGAAAGACTCCGGATCTTCTTCCTGATAAAAATTATCAAGACCAGCTTGATACAAGGCAATAAGCGACTCCGCTGTAATCGCTGATTTATTAAATGTCTGGGCTTTACTAAGGGCATCCTCCGAAATACGATTAAGCCCTGTCCCAATGACCACATCCCCCGACTGTAACATTTTTTCAAATGCTTTGATCGGTAACACTTCCACCTCATCATCCGTTGTTAAAACATCACCCTGAAAACGAAACTGCTGATGATACACGTGTACGCGCCGGGCATCAATGATACTATGGATTGTTTGAGCTTTCGGATATTGTTGACGAGCCTGCATCGCAAAAGAGGCAAGTGTATTCATCCCAATTAATGGAACGCTATGCTGAAATAGCAGTCCTTTCACTGCACTGGCACTAATCCGCAAGCCCGTATACGACCCCGGCCCCTCACTGACAAGCACCGCATCCAAATCGCCAATCGAAAACCCATGTTCCTTTTGGAGAGATTCGACAAACAGGAAAAGCTGCTCAGAATGCGATCCTCGCTGTTCCGTTCGCCGTTCATGAACGCCTCCGTGCTCATCACAAAAAGCCACCGAGCAAACATTTGTTGCTGTTTCTAAAGCAAGTATCATAATAGGGTTTAAAAATTAGATGCTAAGAAATACGTTAGTTTTTGATCAGCCATGCACTGTTGCTGAGATCCACCCACCGCTTATATAATTTGTACAGTGACGGAAAATAATCCGCAGAAAAGTTACGCTGATCAATATCTATTTGGTACCGATAGTTGAGCTTGCCGGGCTCATGATCGTAACGCTCCATAAATTCAGCGCCCGAAAATTTTATAGTTCGATCCTGATCCACATCTACCGAAAAGCCAGGTGGCAAATCGACCGTAAACGATAAATCAAGTTGTTCGGGAGCATCCAGCGTGATGGGCAGATTGCGATCAGGACCCGA belongs to Fodinibius sp. Rm-B-1B1-1 and includes:
- a CDS encoding M14 family zinc carboxypeptidase, with translation MKNLGKAVAILIVAVSVGLPTGVLAQNDYYFPEMDETELDKEIPSPKQFLGYDIGTHYTRHDRIVAYFKELAEHSDKASFQVIGETYEKRPQVVLTISSPENHSNIEDIRQQHLTLLDPEEPVLDPSEGKSIVALNYSVHGDETSSGEAAMLTAYYLIANESDETQEFLDESVIHIDPAQNPDGRDRAAHWHNSYKSFPAVADPVDAEHNQAWPRGRTNHFLHDLNRDWFAVTQQESENRVDFYHRWYPNVQIDFHEMGTNSTYYLEPTQPVRTWNPIIPEYHYEVMNPLLAEYQTEALDNLGSLYWTKEIFDNISPIYGSTYPDIQGGVGVTFEVGSSRGLVQESNAGEVTFRSTILKHLHTGIATVRAAVNEKQKLFEYQKDFYQSAREMGQDQPTEAYIFGDDDNLSLTHKFLDLLLTHRLDVFEIDSDIEQNGKTFEAGSSYMVPTDQIHYRVIHDIFEANTSFPDSVFYDITGWSLAHGYGIEYEELESNYSNAQGAQVTELPERSGTVKGGASEYAYLLKWSDYNASPALYDLLDSDFTVRVAHKPFTANVAANHGEEFGYGTIVISVQEQGMKPSELYQKLRSVAKAHNVTFYSVDTGMTPSGIDLGSTNVRPIDKPEVAMVVGEGTSSYEVGEAWFLLNMHVGMDVTKIRSRQFPSTDLQRYNTIILVDGNYSKWKKSTVKKVRRWVRSGGVLITNEDASRWAIEKELVSEDLIKTFEDTAESKKRYNYEEQADRWRADTIPGTILEADIDPSNPIAFGTPDRRQLFIKNSSLFLDQSENPYATVAQYTNEPFVGGHINDKNLDKVRGTSAVVARSEGNGNVILFADDPNFRSYWHTTSRLFLNAIFFGQNLSL
- the tsaB gene encoding tRNA (adenosine(37)-N6)-threonylcarbamoyltransferase complex dimerization subunit type 1 TsaB; the encoded protein is MILALETATNVCSVAFCDEHGGVHERRTEQRGSHSEQLFLFVESLQKEHGFSIGDLDAVLVSEGPGSYTGLRISASAVKGLLFQHSVPLIGMNTLASFAMQARQQYPKAQTIHSIIDARRVHVYHQQFRFQGDVLTTDDEVEVLPIKAFEKMLQSGDVVIGTGLNRISEDALSKAQTFNKSAITAESLIALYQAGLDNFYQEEDPESFEPKYYTSNQVG